The DNA window GTAGCCGGCGGCCGCCGCCTCGACGGCCGCGTCGTCCGCGTCGCCGGCCCACAGCAGCTCGGCCAGCGGCTCGAGGCCGCGCTCGCGCGCGATCATGGCGCGCGTGCGGCGCTTCGGCTTGTACGGGAGGTACAGGTCCTCGAGTCCCTGCTTACTGACTACGCCGTTGACGCGCGCGCGCAGGTCGTCGGTGAGCTTGCCCTGCTCCTCGATCGACTTGAGGATGGCGGCGCGGCGCTCCTCGAGCTCGCGCAGGTAGTCCGCGCGATCGCGCACGTCGCGCAGCTGCACCTCGTCGAGGTTGCCCGTGACCTCCTTGCGGTAGCGGGCGATGAACGGAAGGGTGTTCCCCTCGTCGAAGAGCGCGAGGGTGTTGGCGACGGAGCGCGCGGGAAGCGACAGCTCGGTGGCGACCTGCTGGACGAGCGACGGCGACAGCATGCGGCGGGCGACAGGGGGTGAATCGGGGGCGGTAAGGTGCCACGCCAGAGACGACCCGACAACGGCTTGCGCGCCCGCGCGCGGCGGGCTATCCGCGGCCGCCGCCGATGGACAGCCGCACGTCGGTGACGCGCCGTCGCGGCCGCGCGTCCCTGGCTCGGAGGAGCCCATGCCCGACACGACGCACGCACTCGACGCACTTCGCCATCCGGCCTTCGCCCGCGCGCTGGACGCCGGCCACGCCGCCGCCGCCGCCGGCCAGTGGTCGGCGGCCGCCGCGCGCTTCACCGACGCCGTCGACGCCGCGGACGGCGCCGACGCGGCCGCCGCGGTCGCGCTCACGAACCTCGGCCAGGCGCTCGCGCGCGCGGGGCGCTGGAGCGACGCCGCCGACGCGCTGCGCCGCGCGGCCGAGACGCGCGAGGCGCTGGTCGAGGCGGGCGTCGCGGCGCCGGCGGTGGCCGCGCGCGGTTGGAGCGACGTCGCCGCGCTGCTGGCCGCGGCGGGCCCCGAGGACGAGGCGCGCGATGCGCTCCGGCGCGCGCGCGCACGACTCGGCGGCGCGGACGACCTGGCGCTGCACGACGCGCTGCGCGAGACGGCCGCGCTGATCGGCGAGGAGGCGCCGGCGTTCGACGCCGTGGCGCCGCTCGACCTCGAGCTGCCGACGCCCGACGTCGAGCAGGAGCAGCCGGCCGCGCCGGCCGCGCCGGCCGCGCCGACCGCGAGCGACGGCGACGAGACCGTGGACGCCGACTGGCGACCGACGCCCGTCTTCGAGGCCGACGCGAGCGACGACGACGAGGAGGACCTGTCCGCGCTGCTGGCGCTCGCCGCCGGCCCGCCGGTGCCCGAGCCGGCGACGGTGGAGCTGGAGGCGGGCGACTCGCTGGCGGCCGCGCTGGACGCCGCGATCGAGTGGACACCCACGCCCGCGCACGCCCTGCCCGCCGTGGCGGCGGCACCCGCGGAGCCGCGTGTCGCCGTCGAGCCGGACGACGAGGACGACCTCGACGCCGAGCCGGAGCTGCTGACGCCGGGCGTGGACTTCGCCGAGCTGCAGACGTCCGCACCCGCGCAGACGAGTGGTCCGCGCGGGCAGCGGCTGGCGGCGATCGACGCGATCGTCGAGCTGACCGAGGAGCGTCAGGAGACGAAGCGCGGCGGCCTGCGCGGCCTGCTGCGCAAGCTCACGGGCCGCTAGCGCGTCAGCCGACGGGCATCACTCGTCGCGGGCGTGCACGTGCGCCGGCGGCGACGTCGCCTCGACCGCGACGAACGGCTCGAGGATGCGGTAGTGGTGCGACGAGCCCTCGGGCACGGCCCACGAGTCGCCCGCTTCGAGCAGCACCATCTGCCCCTCGATGTGCAGCTCGGCGCGCCCGCTGATGACGTAGCCCACCGTCTCGTACGCGCGCACGGTCGTCTCGGGCTCGCCCTGCGTGGGCTGCTCCTCCCACAGGCGCATGCCCATGCGCTTGCCGGCGGCGAGGTACTTCTGTCCGCGCGGACCGCGCGGCGACTGCCGCGAGTCGATCTTCGTGACCGTCGTCTCTCCCATCACGCCCTCCGATGTGCACGCGCCGCGATCTCCGGCGCCGCGCGCCGGACCGCCGGGGCGACGTACACGGATCGTGCCGGCGAGCGGTGCGCCGAGCGCGGGCGGAGACGCGCACGGGGGCGTGTCCGCGTGGACACGCCCCCGCTCGGGCTCAGCTCTTGTGGCGGAACGTGATGCGTCCGCGCGTGAGGTCGTACGGCGACACCTCGAGCGTCACGCGATCGCCGGCCAGAACGCGGATGCGGAACCGGCGCATGTTGCCGGCGAGCGTCGCGAGCACCTGGTGACCGCTCTTGGTCTCGACGCGGAAGGTCGCGTTGGGCAGCACCTCCGCCACGGTGCCTTCGAGCTCGATCGCATCTTGCTTCGCCATGGACTGGCCGGGTTCTGAGCGAGGGGTTCGGTGCCGGAGGACGCCCCTGCGCCGCCCCGGCCGACGACCGGGCGCGCACGCTCGGGCCGTCGTCGCATCCGAAGATATTGCAAGCCCTTGCGCGCGGCCAGCGCGAGCTCGGCGGGCCGGCTAGCTTTCCCGGGCTCCCGCCTCTCCTCCGTCGCACGCCCGACCGCCCGTGTCCTCCGCCTCGCCGGCCGCGCCCAACGGGCCCCTGCCCTACGGCCCCCAGACGCTCGAGATCCGCCGCTTCCTCCAGCGCCTCGCCGCGCTGCCGCAGGGCGAGTGGACCGCGGCGGCCGACGAGTACGAGGCGCTCCAGGGGACCGGGCGCTTCGCCGCCGCCGACCGCGCGCTCTCGGCCGCCGTCGCCCGCACGCAGCGCGAGCCGGAGCGCGACGCGGCCCTCGGCCCGCTGGCGCAGCTCCTCCGGATGCCGGGAGCGCCCGGTGCGCCGCCCGCCGACGACGACCCGCTGGCGCCGGTGGCCGAGGCGGCGCTGGCGGCGACGCTGGCGCTCCTCGTGCGCGACGTGCTGCCCGCGACCGCGTTCGCGACGCTCTACGCGCCGTTCGCGACGCGCATCCCGCTCGACGCGCTGACCGGCGCCGCCGGTCCGACCGGCACCGGCGCGGGCGGGCCGACGGCTCA is part of the Roseisolibacter agri genome and encodes:
- the infA gene encoding translation initiation factor IF-1, with protein sequence MAKQDAIELEGTVAEVLPNATFRVETKSGHQVLATLAGNMRRFRIRVLAGDRVTLEVSPYDLTRGRITFRHKS
- a CDS encoding cupin domain-containing protein; translation: MGETTVTKIDSRQSPRGPRGQKYLAAGKRMGMRLWEEQPTQGEPETTVRAYETVGYVISGRAELHIEGQMVLLEAGDSWAVPEGSSHHYRILEPFVAVEATSPPAHVHARDE